CCGGGGCGATCGCGGTAGAACGATTGTCCGCCAATATACTTAGTAATCAAGAACACGTTTTGCAAATAGTGCATGAACGCGGTGTTAAAGCGATCGCTGACTTCGCTGTAACTTTCGCCGGTGCCGGGATACCCTTTGTTAAGGCGATCCCATAGCTGACGGTCGATATCCAGTTGCGATCGCGCGTAGCCTAGCGGATCGAGACTCATGTCATATTGGTTCACGGTAGGATCGAGGTCAAAGCTGTCCTCATCGGAGGCATAAGCTAATTCCGGCTGACTAGATTTCTTGGCAATCTCATCCAGAAACCGCTGTTCGGCGATGGGAATTACCCCGCCACTGGGTTTGTAACCATACTCAATCGCCCACTCGTCATAAGCACCCACCTTGCTGGTATAGTAATCTCCTTGCTTGACGCCTTGGGGTGCCAAGTTGGGTGGCAGATAGTCCATGACGGAACTCACCATTCCCTTAGCGCGGGTGATGTCGGTATTATTTAATTCCTCTGGGGTGAGGAGGGTACTGCCACGGAAGTTGTGTCTTAAGCCTAGAGTGTGTCCGACTTCGTGAGCAATGAGCAATCGCACAAATTGATGAATGTACTCTTTCATGCGATCGCTTCTGGGACTGACATTCTGCAATAGTGACAGCGACAGCGACCCAACTGCCATTTGATTGGCAAATTGCATTCCTTCGCACCGATGGTTGTGACCATCATGTTCTAATAACGAAGGTTTGACCTGTCTGTTGGCACCACCACGCGCTGCACCTTGTTTAGACGAGTGAGAAGGCAAGAAGCCACGGTTACAAATACTGCTGTTCCCTTTCTGGTTTGGTTCGATCAGGTGGCGATATTCCTGCTTGAACGAATTCACAAAGTCAGCGTCCACGATAATGTCAGCATCCAAAATTTCCCCAGTCAACGGGTTGACGCGAGACGGCCCTAAGGCAAACGCGGCATCCAAAGAATTGAACCAGCGAATCGTGTTGTAGCGCACATCAGCCGGGTCCCAAGTCGCATTTTCTGGCATCTGCTGCACTTCGATCGCATCCTTGAATCCCGCCTTCTCAAACGCGGCGTTCCACATTAAAACGCCCTCGCGGATGGCGTCCCGGTGCTCAACCGGGACAGTATTTTCAATCCAGAAGACAATTGGCTTTTTGGGTGGCGATAGGGAAGCTGCGGGATCTTGCTTTTCTAGATTCCAGCGCTGGATGTAGCGCACAAACGGATCTTTACCACTCTTACTAGAAAAATCCTTGTAAACCGTGGTGAAGTAGCCAATCCGTTCGTCGGCAAGACGCGGAATATAGCCGTTGTTTTCCGGTAGCTGGGAGAGGCTGTAATGTACCTTTAGCGAAAGGGCGCGGCTGTCAGGCAGCGTCGGCAAGTAAACCCCGTCCTCTCCACTAGGGTTGGAAAAGCCGTAAATCGACTCAATCTCCATGTTTAGGGGGAAAGCTTTGGCAGCACCGAAGTAGGTTTTGTCTTCTTCTAGCTGGTAGGGAGCCTCTAAAGCAGTTTTTAAATACGAACTTAATCCCGGTAAATCGCTGAGTAGCAGGTTCCCCAGATCGACGAGAATGGTTTGACGTTGCGGATGAATGCTGATAATTTTCAGGGAACTGAGAACGGAGTCAGAAAAGCCTCGTTCTAGCGATCGCTTTTCTGGAGTGCCGGGACTGGTGCGGAAGTTCACGTTGCGGACAGCGAAATGCAAATTGTTGTTGACCCGGCGAAAATAGAAAAGCATATCTTGCAGCGGCATTCCGCTATAAAGACCGCGTTCGCCAATTCCCGATTCTAA
This genomic stretch from Coleofasciculus sp. FACHB-1120 harbors:
- a CDS encoding zinc-dependent metalloprotease, which translates into the protein MKKSPFYVCCLLGLLFANVSSVKAAITNAQKPVGHTQVLAKDTNIENSNFQSFEETVKNTQKLEGLFTLYRNKQTGTIYLEIKPEQLNKNYLATITLESGIGERGLYSGMPLQDMLFYFRRVNNNLHFAVRNVNFRTSPGTPEKRSLERGFSDSVLSSLKIISIHPQRQTILVDLGNLLLSDLPGLSSYLKTALEAPYQLEEDKTYFGAAKAFPLNMEIESIYGFSNPSGEDGVYLPTLPDSRALSLKVHYSLSQLPENNGYIPRLADERIGYFTTVYKDFSSKSGKDPFVRYIQRWNLEKQDPAASLSPPKKPIVFWIENTVPVEHRDAIREGVLMWNAAFEKAGFKDAIEVQQMPENATWDPADVRYNTIRWFNSLDAAFALGPSRVNPLTGEILDADIIVDADFVNSFKQEYRHLIEPNQKGNSSICNRGFLPSHSSKQGAARGGANRQVKPSLLEHDGHNHRCEGMQFANQMAVGSLSLSLLQNVSPRSDRMKEYIHQFVRLLIAHEVGHTLGLRHNFRGSTLLTPEELNNTDITRAKGMVSSVMDYLPPNLAPQGVKQGDYYTSKVGAYDEWAIEYGYKPSGGVIPIAEQRFLDEIAKKSSQPELAYASDEDSFDLDPTVNQYDMSLDPLGYARSQLDIDRQLWDRLNKGYPGTGESYSEVSDRFNTAFMHYLQNVFLITKYIGGQSFYRDRPGNRNGRLPFEPVPVAKQREALAALQKYVFAEDAFNFPPDLLNKLAPSRWMDWSNNIAINRLDFPVHDSIFFPQSIVLREVLSGDRLNRLRDLELKSQPNQALTLPELFNTLHSDIWSELQPADSKSVKISSFRRALQREHLQILIGMVLRTEDVPEDARTLAWSKLRQLREDINGSLRHRSGNLDEYTKAHLQETRDRISKALDAQMQSN